A stretch of the Narcine bancroftii isolate sNarBan1 chromosome 14, sNarBan1.hap1, whole genome shotgun sequence genome encodes the following:
- the LOC138749933 gene encoding uncharacterized protein isoform X1: MQPSSAQTREIQNEWWTILAKRTQLSADIGDFRGFYETLKAVYGPSPQAQSPLRSSDGEVLLSDKISILNRWTDHFQSLFSANRSVQESALLQLPQQPLNLELDEVLTREETYKAIEQLKSGKAAGMDGIPPEVWKAGDKTLHAKLHEFFMLCWDQGKLLQDLRDAIIIALYKNISEKSDCSNCRGITLLSTAGEIFTRILLNRLIPSVAENVLPKS, translated from the coding sequence atgcagccatcttcagcgcaaactcgggagatccaaaatgagtggtggactatcctcgccaaacgaacccagcttagcgccgacattggcgacttcaggggtttctatgagacactaaaggctgtgtacggcccctcaccccaagcccaaagccctctgcgcagctcagacggcgaagtcctcctcagcgacaagatctccatcctcaatcgatggacagatcacttccaatctcttttcagtgccaaccgctcagtccaagaatccgccctgctccagctccctcaacagcccttgaatctagagctggatgaggtcctcacccgggaagagacatataaggcaattgaacaactgaaaagtggcaaagcagcaggtatggatggaatccccccagaggtctggaaggctggagacaaaactctgcatgccaaactgcatgagtttttcatgctctgctgggaccaaggaaagctgcttcaggatcttcgtgatgccatcatcatcgccctgtacaaaaacataagcgagaaatcagactgctcaaactgtaggggaatcacgctgctctctacTGCAGGcgaaatcttcactaggattctccttaatagactaatacctagtgtcgccgaaaatgtcctcccaaaatcatag